The following coding sequences are from one Paenibacillus sp. JDR-2 window:
- a CDS encoding putative 2-aminoethylphosphonate ABC transporter permease subunit yields MRPAKWHTAMILKRGNGSWFERVAMLLMLAGLCVMILLPLFSLFSKAVTDKQGEYNGVDNFIDYFSTPALLSSLQHTVYVSALTAILSVVLGFLFAYALTRTNVPGKMFFKTASLLMLFAPTMMLGIGLTYLFGNQGLITTGFFDALPFHWDIGLYGPTGIVMAEVMYTFPQACLILVVSLSFADFNLYEAAKTMGAGKGRIFFTITLPNMKYGLISSFFVCFTLAFTDFGAPQVVGGSYNVLATEIYKQVIGQQNMGMGATVGIILTLPAILAFIVDRFITSRQHAISARAVPYRISPNRKRDGFFLAFCIAASGMILLLIGTVFAASFIKIWPYNLSLSLKHYDFSKVAGGSLQPFWTSLRMSAWTAVIGTAVTFVGAYLIEKTKALPVLRQAGYFLSILPLALPGIVLGLSYIFFFNKASNPMHGIYGTIWILVLANIAHFYSVAFVTATSALKKLDREIETASDSLGVPRYKTLLRVTLPLCLPAVLEMAMYFFINSMVTVSAVMFLYAADLKLASVSIVNMEDAGDIAPAAAMSTLIVMTNIGVRLLYEAVTHQIKKRTQAWQTREQ; encoded by the coding sequence ATGAGACCCGCGAAATGGCATACAGCCATGATCCTTAAACGGGGAAATGGCAGCTGGTTTGAACGTGTTGCAATGCTGCTGATGCTTGCGGGATTATGCGTGATGATTCTGCTTCCGTTATTCTCTCTGTTCAGCAAGGCGGTTACAGACAAACAAGGAGAATATAACGGAGTAGATAACTTTATCGATTATTTTTCCACGCCCGCACTGCTGAGCTCCTTGCAGCACACGGTATACGTTTCTGCATTAACCGCAATCCTGTCCGTTGTACTGGGCTTTTTGTTCGCTTACGCCCTTACCCGTACGAACGTTCCAGGGAAAATGTTTTTCAAAACGGCATCGCTCCTTATGCTCTTCGCTCCAACGATGATGCTTGGGATCGGTTTAACTTACTTATTCGGCAACCAGGGTTTGATTACAACCGGCTTTTTTGACGCGCTGCCCTTCCATTGGGATATTGGTTTGTACGGCCCAACGGGCATTGTTATGGCGGAGGTCATGTACACCTTTCCGCAAGCCTGTCTCATCCTTGTTGTTTCCTTAAGCTTTGCGGATTTCAATCTGTACGAGGCAGCCAAAACGATGGGAGCAGGAAAAGGGAGAATCTTTTTCACCATCACCCTTCCTAACATGAAATACGGTCTTATTTCATCGTTCTTTGTCTGCTTTACGCTAGCCTTTACGGACTTCGGGGCGCCGCAGGTTGTCGGCGGCAGCTACAATGTGCTGGCAACGGAAATCTATAAGCAGGTTATCGGCCAGCAAAATATGGGGATGGGAGCTACGGTTGGCATTATTCTGACTCTTCCCGCCATCCTTGCTTTTATCGTCGACCGGTTTATAACGAGCAGACAGCATGCCATCAGCGCAAGAGCCGTACCGTACCGGATATCGCCTAACCGCAAAAGAGACGGATTTTTCTTAGCCTTTTGCATCGCGGCCTCGGGTATGATCTTGCTATTAATCGGGACGGTATTCGCAGCTTCGTTCATCAAGATATGGCCGTACAATCTTTCGCTATCCTTGAAGCATTACGATTTCAGCAAAGTGGCCGGTGGCAGCTTGCAGCCTTTCTGGACCAGCTTGAGGATGTCCGCCTGGACAGCGGTAATCGGAACGGCCGTTACTTTCGTAGGCGCTTATCTGATTGAGAAGACGAAGGCATTGCCGGTACTCCGGCAGGCGGGTTATTTTCTATCGATCCTTCCGCTGGCGCTGCCGGGTATCGTTCTTGGTCTGTCGTACATCTTTTTCTTCAACAAGGCAAGCAATCCGATGCACGGCATTTACGGAACGATCTGGATTCTGGTGCTGGCAAACATTGCGCATTTCTACTCCGTTGCTTTTGTTACGGCGACAAGCGCGCTGAAGAAGCTGGACCGCGAGATTGAAACGGCCTCCGACTCTTTAGGCGTTCCAAGGTACAAAACCTTGCTCAGAGTGACGCTTCCCTTGTGTCTGCCGGCTGTACTGGAGATGGCGATGTATTTCTTCATCAACTCCATGGTAACCGTGTCGGCGGTCATGTTCCTGTATGCGGCAGATCTGAAGCTGGCTTCCGTATCCATCGTAAATATGGAAGATGCGGGAGATATAGCGCCTGCAGCCGCGATGTCGACCTTAATTGTAATGACGAATATAGGGGTACGGCTGCTCTATGAAGCCGTCACCCATCAAATTAAGAAAAGAACGCAAGCTTGGCAAACGAGAGAACAATAA
- the phnX gene encoding phosphonoacetaldehyde hydrolase, with protein sequence MMIKAVMLDWAGTMVDFGCFAPLNVFVEVFARKGVQVTVEEARQPMGMLKRDHIAAMCQMERIAGVWEGLYGRKPGEADIDELYADFEPLLFSTLKDYAKPVPGAVELADRLRSQGIAIGSTTGYTRAMMDVVCKGAKEQGYEPDTLVTPTEVSAGRPYPWMIYRNAEMLGVYPMHHIVKAGDTVSDMLEGVNAGCWTVGVIVGSSELGMTEEEVNGCEDAELSERKAAVAARLQAAGAHYVIDRIGQLDSLIAQINARMERGERP encoded by the coding sequence ATGATGATTAAAGCAGTCATGCTGGATTGGGCAGGCACCATGGTCGATTTCGGCTGCTTTGCACCGCTTAACGTTTTTGTAGAGGTCTTCGCGCGCAAGGGAGTTCAGGTAACGGTTGAGGAAGCAAGACAGCCGATGGGCATGCTGAAGCGGGATCATATCGCGGCTATGTGCCAAATGGAGAGAATCGCCGGTGTTTGGGAAGGTCTTTACGGAAGAAAGCCAGGCGAAGCAGATATCGATGAGTTGTACGCGGACTTTGAACCGCTGTTGTTCAGCACTTTAAAGGACTATGCGAAGCCAGTCCCGGGAGCGGTTGAGCTTGCGGACAGATTGCGCAGCCAAGGAATCGCCATTGGTTCTACGACCGGTTATACAAGAGCGATGATGGATGTGGTTTGCAAAGGAGCCAAGGAACAAGGCTATGAGCCGGATACTCTCGTTACGCCTACGGAAGTATCTGCCGGAAGACCGTATCCTTGGATGATCTACCGGAACGCGGAGATGCTTGGCGTATATCCGATGCATCACATTGTCAAAGCCGGCGATACCGTAAGCGATATGTTGGAAGGCGTAAACGCGGGCTGCTGGACGGTTGGCGTAATTGTAGGCAGCAGCGAGCTTGGCATGACGGAAGAAGAAGTGAACGGATGCGAAGATGCGGAGCTCTCTGAACGCAAAGCAGCCGTTGCGGCTAGGCTTCAAGCCGCGGGCGCCCATTATGTCATTGACCGAATTGGACAGCTGGATAGCCTCATCGCGCAAATCAACGCTCGTATGGAGAGAGGGGAACGTCCATGA
- the phnW gene encoding 2-aminoethylphosphonate--pyruvate transaminase — protein MNRPYLLLTPGPLTTSDTVKEAMLRDWCTWDKDYNGLVQSIRTRLVKLATSSPESYTSVLMQGSGTFSVESVIGTVVPQDGKLLVLTNGAYGNRIAQMAAVYGISTSVLDFGETECVKAPAVEERLKAEPDITHVAMVHCETTTGMLNPIADVSKIVKSRNKNFIVDAMSSFGGIPIDVAELGIDFLISSANKCIQGVPGFGFVIARTEALLACEGQARSLSLDLYDQWAVMEKGGGKWRFTSPTHVVRAFDQALVELEAEGGITARHQRYKSNQQLLAEGMAQLGFCALLPKELHSPIITSFYYPSSKRFSFEELYDKLKAAGFVVYPGKISSADTFRIGNIGEIYKDDIVKLLQVINNEMFW, from the coding sequence ATGAACCGACCATATTTGCTGCTGACTCCCGGACCGCTCACGACTTCGGACACCGTAAAAGAAGCGATGCTTCGAGACTGGTGTACTTGGGACAAGGATTATAACGGATTGGTGCAAAGCATTCGAACCCGTCTGGTGAAGCTGGCGACATCATCGCCCGAGTCCTATACTTCGGTGCTGATGCAGGGCAGCGGCACCTTCAGCGTGGAGTCCGTCATTGGTACGGTTGTTCCGCAAGACGGTAAGCTGCTGGTTCTTACCAACGGGGCTTATGGCAACCGGATTGCCCAAATGGCCGCTGTGTATGGCATTTCTACCTCCGTGCTGGACTTCGGCGAGACGGAATGCGTGAAAGCTCCCGCAGTTGAGGAACGACTAAAGGCTGAGCCGGATATTACCCACGTCGCCATGGTGCATTGCGAGACAACAACGGGCATGTTGAACCCGATCGCTGACGTATCGAAAATCGTTAAAAGCCGCAATAAAAACTTTATTGTGGATGCAATGAGCAGCTTTGGCGGTATCCCGATCGACGTAGCGGAGCTGGGGATTGATTTTCTAATCAGCAGCGCAAACAAATGCATTCAAGGCGTTCCCGGCTTTGGATTTGTCATTGCGCGAACGGAAGCGCTTCTCGCTTGCGAAGGCCAAGCAAGATCATTATCGCTCGACCTTTATGACCAGTGGGCCGTGATGGAAAAGGGCGGAGGCAAATGGCGCTTTACCTCTCCGACCCATGTGGTGCGGGCGTTTGACCAGGCTTTAGTCGAGCTGGAGGCGGAGGGTGGCATAACAGCGCGCCATCAACGGTATAAGTCGAACCAGCAGCTGCTAGCAGAAGGAATGGCTCAGCTAGGCTTCTGCGCCCTGCTTCCGAAGGAGCTTCATTCTCCGATTATTACGTCCTTCTATTATCCGTCCAGCAAGCGCTTCAGCTTCGAAGAGCTTTATGACAAATTAAAAGCAGCCGGCTTTGTAGTTTATCCCGGCAAAATCAGCTCGGCTGACACGTTCAGGATCGGCAATATCGGCGAGATCTATAAAGATGATATCGTGAAGCTGCTGCAGGTGATCAATAACGAGATGTTCTGGTAA
- a CDS encoding DeoR/GlpR family DNA-binding transcription regulator has translation MSLIGEERKREILDIINDAGKVQTNDLVKRFSVSSETIRRYLEELESENRLKRVYGGAVKMTLVYEELSHLKREVLRVEEKQRVGRAAAALVEDYDVIVIDDGSTTLQMIPYLLYKKNLTIITNSISGLNMILDYQNKEMFSGDVFFIGGKIDPRHYRISGSLAEKFMENFFVNKAFISIDGISPEQGITSFDSSRALLVQTMMQKSEQSIILTDSSKFGTNRLYKIADLAQLDTVVCEEPLPAEWSEYMDKKMNWIVAE, from the coding sequence ATGTCGCTAATCGGAGAAGAGCGAAAAAGAGAGATACTGGACATCATTAATGATGCGGGAAAAGTCCAAACGAATGATCTGGTGAAACGTTTCAGCGTTTCATCGGAAACAATCCGGCGATACCTGGAAGAGCTGGAGTCGGAGAACCGGCTTAAGCGCGTATACGGCGGGGCAGTAAAGATGACTCTTGTCTACGAGGAACTCTCCCATCTGAAACGCGAGGTATTAAGGGTAGAGGAGAAGCAGCGGGTCGGCAGGGCTGCTGCCGCTCTGGTAGAAGACTATGACGTGATCGTTATCGATGACGGCTCAACAACGCTGCAGATGATTCCCTATCTTCTATACAAGAAAAATCTGACGATCATAACCAATTCCATTTCCGGTTTGAATATGATTCTGGACTATCAGAATAAAGAAATGTTCTCGGGCGACGTCTTTTTTATCGGCGGCAAAATCGATCCGCGTCATTACCGGATATCCGGTTCTTTGGCAGAGAAGTTTATGGAAAATTTTTTTGTGAACAAAGCTTTTATTTCCATTGACGGCATCTCTCCGGAGCAGGGAATAACAAGCTTTGACTCCAGCCGGGCGCTTCTCGTTCAGACCATGATGCAAAAGAGCGAACAAAGCATCATTCTTACGGATAGCAGCAAGTTCGGTACAAACCGGCTGTACAAGATTGCGGATTTGGCGCAGCTTGATACGGTTGTCTGCGAGGAGCCTCTTCCCGCGGAATGGTCGGAATACATGGATAAGAAGATGAACTGGATCGTAGCGGAATAA
- the alaS gene encoding alanine--tRNA ligase: MKASEIRSKWLSFFESKRHHIEPSASLVPHNDPSLLWINAGMAPLKPYFDGRVIPDNPRITNSQKCIRTNDIENVGKTRRHHTFFEMLGNFSIGDYFKEEVITWAWEFLTSKEWIGFDPDRLSVTVYPEDEEAYKYWNEKIGLPAERIYKLDENFWDIGEGPCGPCTEIFYDRGEKYGDLNDPECWPGGENERFLEVWNLVFSQFNHNKDGSYTPLPNKNIDTGAGLERFASILQDVDSNFDTDLFIPIIERTCEIASVKYHVNDEHDVALKVIADHIRTVAFAVGDGVMPSNEGRGYIIRRLLRRAVRYGKTIGIDRPFLYELTSVVGEVMGVYYPEVVDKREFIERVIRTEEERFHETLSDGLVMLSDLVATARKAGTTEIGGEDAFRLYDTYGFPFDLTEDFASENGMTVDREGFDAAMEAQRERARAARQDTGGMNVQGGPLADFTVKSEFVGYNELVTEAQITAIVHEDSLVDLVGEGSRVLVLLDRTPFYAESGGQIGDKGTIVGNGFTLQVEDVTKAPHGQSVHHAVVASGTVRTGETVEAVVIRSVREDVIKNHTATHLLHKALKEVLGDHVNQAGSLVQADRLRFDFSHFGSITPEELTEIERKVNEQIWIGTPVVIESKQIAEAKAMGAMALFGEKYGDIVRVVQVGNYSIELCGGCHVANTSQIGMFKLVSESGIGSGVRRIEAVTGRHAYSYMEGQLDLLKQASALLKANNNDVPKRIEALFAQVKELGRENESLQAKLSRIEAGSLEQNAKTVGDVTVLSAKVSAPTMDALRGIADELKAKLPSAVIILGAVQEDKVSLVAAVSADLVKKGFHAGKIVKEAAAHCGGSGGGRPDMAQAGGKDASKLDEALKLAEELVLNQSNVI, encoded by the coding sequence ATGAAAGCAAGTGAAATTCGTTCCAAATGGCTTTCCTTCTTCGAAAGCAAAAGACATCATATCGAGCCAAGCGCATCGCTAGTCCCTCACAACGATCCGTCGTTGCTCTGGATCAATGCGGGCATGGCTCCGCTCAAGCCTTATTTCGACGGACGCGTCATCCCTGACAATCCGCGCATTACGAACTCGCAAAAATGCATTCGTACGAACGATATCGAGAATGTCGGCAAAACCCGCCGCCACCATACGTTCTTCGAGATGCTGGGCAACTTCTCCATCGGCGACTACTTCAAAGAAGAAGTCATTACTTGGGCTTGGGAGTTCCTGACGAGCAAAGAATGGATCGGCTTCGATCCCGATCGCCTCTCCGTTACGGTATATCCGGAAGACGAAGAAGCATACAAGTACTGGAACGAGAAGATCGGCCTTCCGGCTGAGCGCATCTACAAGCTGGATGAAAATTTCTGGGATATCGGCGAGGGCCCTTGCGGACCTTGTACCGAAATTTTCTATGACCGCGGCGAGAAGTACGGCGATCTGAACGATCCGGAATGCTGGCCTGGCGGCGAGAATGAACGTTTCCTCGAAGTATGGAACCTTGTATTCTCCCAGTTCAACCATAATAAAGACGGCAGCTACACGCCGCTTCCGAACAAAAACATCGATACGGGCGCAGGTCTCGAGCGTTTCGCTTCCATCCTGCAGGATGTGGATTCCAACTTCGATACGGATCTGTTCATCCCAATCATTGAACGTACTTGCGAAATCGCAAGCGTGAAATACCATGTGAATGATGAGCATGACGTTGCGCTGAAAGTAATCGCCGACCATATCCGTACGGTTGCCTTTGCGGTAGGCGACGGCGTTATGCCTTCCAATGAAGGCCGCGGCTACATTATCCGCCGTTTGCTCCGCCGTGCCGTTCGTTACGGAAAAACAATCGGCATCGACCGTCCGTTCCTGTATGAACTGACTTCCGTTGTTGGCGAGGTTATGGGCGTCTACTATCCGGAGGTTGTCGACAAACGCGAGTTTATCGAGCGTGTTATCCGTACGGAGGAGGAGCGTTTCCACGAAACCTTGTCCGACGGTCTAGTAATGCTGTCCGATTTGGTAGCAACAGCACGCAAAGCGGGTACAACGGAGATCGGCGGCGAGGACGCATTCCGCCTGTACGATACGTACGGCTTCCCGTTTGACCTGACGGAGGACTTTGCATCCGAGAACGGCATGACCGTTGACCGCGAAGGTTTTGACGCTGCAATGGAAGCGCAGCGCGAGCGTGCGCGTGCAGCCCGTCAGGATACAGGCGGCATGAACGTGCAAGGCGGTCCGCTTGCCGACTTTACGGTTAAAAGTGAATTTGTTGGCTATAATGAACTGGTAACGGAAGCCCAAATCACAGCTATTGTCCATGAAGATTCCCTGGTAGATCTCGTAGGCGAAGGCAGCCGCGTTCTTGTGCTGCTCGACCGCACTCCTTTCTATGCGGAAAGCGGCGGTCAAATCGGCGATAAAGGTACAATCGTAGGCAACGGATTTACGCTGCAGGTTGAAGACGTGACAAAAGCGCCGCATGGCCAAAGCGTGCATCATGCCGTGGTCGCTTCCGGTACCGTTCGTACAGGAGAGACTGTGGAAGCCGTCGTTATCCGTTCGGTACGCGAGGATGTCATCAAGAACCACACGGCAACTCATTTGCTGCACAAAGCACTAAAAGAAGTGCTCGGCGATCATGTTAATCAGGCAGGCTCGCTTGTACAAGCAGACCGACTGCGTTTCGACTTCTCCCATTTCGGCAGCATTACGCCCGAAGAGCTGACGGAAATCGAACGCAAGGTCAACGAGCAAATCTGGATTGGAACTCCTGTTGTTATCGAGAGCAAGCAAATTGCAGAAGCAAAAGCAATGGGCGCTATGGCCTTGTTCGGCGAGAAGTATGGCGACATCGTGCGCGTCGTACAAGTCGGCAATTACAGCATTGAGCTTTGTGGCGGCTGCCATGTAGCGAATACGTCCCAGATCGGTATGTTCAAGCTTGTAAGCGAGAGCGGCATCGGTTCCGGCGTACGCCGTATTGAAGCAGTAACCGGCCGCCATGCCTACAGCTATATGGAAGGTCAGCTTGACCTTTTGAAGCAGGCTTCGGCGCTTCTTAAAGCAAATAACAACGATGTTCCAAAACGGATTGAAGCTTTGTTCGCGCAAGTAAAAGAGCTGGGCCGCGAGAATGAATCGCTGCAGGCGAAGCTGAGCCGTATCGAAGCAGGCTCTCTTGAGCAAAACGCGAAAACCGTTGGCGACGTAACCGTATTGAGCGCGAAGGTCAGCGCCCCTACAATGGATGCTCTCCGCGGCATCGCAGACGAATTGAAAGCGAAGCTGCCTTCGGCGGTTATTATCCTTGGCGCCGTGCAAGAGGACAAAGTGAGCCTCGTTGCAGCCGTATCGGCCGATCTGGTGAAGAAAGGCTTCCATGCCGGCAAGATCGTCAAAGAAGCAGCTGCGCATTGCGGCGGCAGCGGCGGCGGACGTCCGGATATGGCACAAGCCGGCGGCAAAGACGCTTCGAAGCTGGACGAAGCTTTGAAACTTGCCGAAGAACTGGTTCTTAACCAATCAAATGTGATATGA